The genomic region AAACAAATACCAAGAATACCCATGGACAGAATCTCAAATCAAGTATCTAAAAACCATGAAAGGCTCAGAATTTGAATATTATTTAACCACAGCTTTCCAAATGCTTGGTTTTATTACAATAGACTTACCTTATTATAAAGACCATAACCTTGACTTAATTATAAAGTATGAAGATGGCAACAAAACAGAATACATAGCTGTTGATTTTTTAGATTATACGGAAATAAAAAAGTTAAATGAAAAATATATAGAAGATTTACTTCAAGGCAAAGAAAAATATAAATGCGACAAACTTTTGATAATAACAAATGGTTATTTAGGCGATAATATAAAAAAATTTTTAATAGAAAATGACATTAACTTCTTTGAGATTGACCAGATTGAAAGATTTATTCCATCTCTAAATTTCTTTTATAGATACGAAGAATTAAAGGGAAGTTTTCATAATTACG from Sulfurihydrogenibium sp. harbors:
- a CDS encoding restriction endonuclease, whose translation is MQISIIDFILISVIALIVMLYAYYRYREEKQKEEKLLIPKLKSYKEKFLEEKENFIKRSQELKDKMEEVKREIENLKNKYQEYPWTESQIKYLKTMKGSEFEYYLTTAFQMLGFITIDLPYYKDHNLDLIIKYEDGNKTEYIAVDFLDYTEIKKLNEKYIEDLLQGKEKYKCDKLLIITNGYLGDNIKKFLIENDINFFEIDQIERFIPSLNFFYRYEELKGSFHNYEILHKEAFDEVIRREHWLSEVEEQLIKALEKKNESTYNRG